The genomic region TCCAAGTCTTAGGTGTAATTTCTTTATATACATGCATTTATTAATAATTATCACGTTTAGCGCTTAATGGCGAATACGTTAAAGTAACGCTGGGGCTTACGGAAATACCTAGGATATTGCTCATAGCGGCTGGCGAACAGTAAACCCTCGCCTCGATCCGGTTCTTCAAGTCGCTTTCTATTCGTCAGTAATATTCATAGTGGGCCTAGCGGTGTTCGCAGAGTCTCATACATTAGAAGGAAAAGAGAGTACCACTAACCCTAACATACATGGAAACACTACCTGATTAAGGGTTTGGGATCACCCACCCTTCTTTCCATATAATTTGAGTGCCCCTTAACATACATGTGTAAAGAAATTATAGGCTATTTTCGAGTCATTCTCACCACCGCTTGGCTGTTTCCGTAACCCTTCCTGGCTCCTCAGCACTTATCCTATTAACATAGCCTGGAGAACACCAACCTTATACACTTAAGCTCCTCCCTGGCAATTGTGTCAAGCCTTACTGGCTAGACAACCTAATGACCTCATTTATTAGGAATGATACCTCGTTAGAGCTTATCAATCCCTTAACCCCAGGAATTCAATAATCATCGGATTCATCGCGATGAATCCGATGATTATTGAATTTGTAGAATTGGAAAATTGCTGAGTCCCCCTTCAACTTCCCTAAACCTCTCATAAATCTGCCGAATTTCATGTTAATCTCCCTGAACTCACCATCGAGCTAAAACAACGTGGCGCTTAGTGTACCTGTTACCGTGATTATTAATCCTATAAAATCAGTAACTCCTCAGTCTTATATCCATAATAGTTATACTCTATTTATGCATACTTAATGTATCTTATTTAAATACGTCTTTATTAATCATTACCCTAACCCCCTCATTTGATGGTTCAAAGACCCTCACCTCATAACCGACGGTCCTTAAACAATTAATTAATGCCTCGACCTCATCCCTACGCGTTAGGAATACCAGGACCCTCTTCTTAACGTAATAGGCGTCGGCATAACGTGCGCATGGCTTTACCCTATCCTCAAGGTCTCTGGTTAGGAAGCCCACTTCCCTGGAGAATGCCGTGCTTAGTTCCGTGAACTTCTCATAGGTTGGCTCACTGATTAATTCATTTACGTACTTACTGCCTAACGTTGCCAATTTATCCCTCAATTCACGGAGCATATCACTCGTCGAGTATCTACCCAGGTCCGCGGTTACGATCGCTAAATCCCGTGGGTATGGGATCCTATCAATGATGCCGATCCCAGGGGCACCAGCCCTTAGCCTTAGTTCGATGCCCCCTCCGTAGTACTCTGCAATCACATCGCCGAGCCCGGTACCAAGCCTCACCTCAATCACGTGGGCAACCTGGGCTGCCTTTATTAACGGCTTACGCGCAATTACGGCGGCGCCCAGGGCTGTGCCTAGCGCGAGTGCGGCGCTCATACCATAGCCAACACCTAACTGCACGGGCGATGAGTAATTAACCTCCGCATTAACGCCCAACTCCCTAAGTGCCAGGTCCACGTGGTCAATGCCATACCTAGTAGGACTGGCCGTCGGCTTAAACATGAACCTCACCCCGGGCCTTATGACGATGCCGCAGCCCAAAGAACCCGTATTCACTGGGTCGTTTCCATATATCGGTAACCAAATACTCGTGATGTGAAGCGGCACGTCGATGATTATCATGGCCAGTGGCATGCTTAAAAGCATGTATTTAAGCGCTTATGGGTGCCTTCCCTGAGGCTAAGTAAGGAGTCACTCCTTAATGAGTTTAGGAGGGTGAGGACTTTAGATAAGTACGTAGATGCTGTCAGGGCTATTGTGAATGACGTTAAGGCTAGGGGTGATGAGGCCGTGATTGAATATACTAGAAAATTCGATGGTGTCGCGCTTACGAAGATTGAGGTTGACATAGATGAGTTAAGGGTGCTGGCGTCTAAGGTCGATAAGGACACTGCGCAGGCAATAGATGCGGCTTACAGGTCCGTGGAGGACTTTAACCGTAGGTTAATGCCCAGGGATTTCGAGGAGGAGTGTTGTGGGTTGATTAGGGGGGTTAGGTGGGTGCCGATTGGGAGGGTTGGGATTTACGTGCCCAGGGGTTATTTCTCGACACTCATAATGACGGGTGTCATAGCCAGGGTGGCAGGTGTTAAGGAGTTGGTGGTGACGACACCGCCGAATGGGGACGGCAGCATAAGCCCGGAGATAGCCTACGTGGCGCTCAAGTTAAACGCCAGGGTGTTCAGGGTGGGTGGTCCGCAGGCCGTTGCTGCCATGGCCTTTGGGACGGAGTCGATACCCAAGGTTGATAAGATCGTTGGACCAGGTAATGCCTATGTGCAGGCGGCTAAGTACCTGGTCTCGCAGTACGTGGGTATTGACGGTATTGAGGGCCCAACCGAGCTTGTAGTTTGTGCGGACCCATCGGTTGATCCGGGCGTCGTTGCCCTGGACATTATGGCTCAGCTTGAGCATAACTCGGCGATCGCGGTGGTAATTACCTGGGATGAGAAGTACCTGAACGCCATCGAGTCGAGGCTCAATAACCTAAATTACTTATCAACGCTCGTTGATGGGCCTAAGGATTGCGTGGACTTAATAAACGAGTTGGCGCCAGAGCACGTGACGCTATGGGGCCTGGGGAACCTAATTAATAATATTAGGAATGCCGGTGCCGTGTCCATTTCAATGCCCTCCGCAATGATTGACTACGTTGCCGGCCCAAGCCACGTATTGCCCACCGAGTCCTCCGCTAGGTGGAGGGGTGCCCTCTCGGTTTATGACTTCCTGAAGCCCGTGGCCTATGTTAAAGCCGTTAGTAAGGACTTGGTAAGTGACTTAGCAAGGCATGGAGCCTCACTGGCTGTGCGGGAGGGCTTTAATAACCACGCTAGGTCAATAACGGAGTGGCTACTTACGGGCAATCTCGATAAATCGTCGTAATACCTCAAGGCCATTTTTGGAGCTCTTTTCTGGGTGGAATTGAACGCCAAATGTTACGACTCTTTCATCACACAACACACTGAGTATGCTATCTCCTCCGTAATGCGTGATTCCCGAGTACGGTATTTCACCGCCCGGGTTAATCACGGCGTAGCTATGCATGAAGTAGAAGTACCCATTATCGCTAAGTAATTCACAGGGCTTCACTGTTTTCACGAGGTCCCAACCAATGTGTGGCACCCTAGGCCCTTTCAGCCTATTGACTCGGCCTGGGTACCATGATAAGCCACCCAGTGAACCCTCATCACTGGCTTCAAACATTACCTGTAGTCCAAGGCAAATACCGAGTATCGGCATTGAACCCCTAATCCCTGTCAGTGCGTCCTTGAATTTATCAAGCCTGGACATGGCGGCGTCGAAGGAGCCAACGCCTGGAAGCACTATGGCGTTCACGTTCATGAATTCACCAGGCTCATTGATGATCGTAGGCTCAGAACCAACCCTCCTAAATGCATTAATTAGGCTTCCCAGGTTACCTACGCCGTAGTTTATAATGCCGACCCTAACCATTGGGACCAATCCTCGCCATGTGCCTATTGGTTAACTCCTCACACACATCATCGAATTTAATGCCCATGAACCTGAGGAGAACGAGTAAGTGATACATTAAGTCCGCCGTTTCCCTAACTACCCAATCCCTATCACCCCTCATGGCGGC from Vulcanisaeta distributa DSM 14429 harbors:
- the hisD gene encoding histidinol dehydrogenase; translated protein: MPSLRLSKESLLNEFRRVRTLDKYVDAVRAIVNDVKARGDEAVIEYTRKFDGVALTKIEVDIDELRVLASKVDKDTAQAIDAAYRSVEDFNRRLMPRDFEEECCGLIRGVRWVPIGRVGIYVPRGYFSTLIMTGVIARVAGVKELVVTTPPNGDGSISPEIAYVALKLNARVFRVGGPQAVAAMAFGTESIPKVDKIVGPGNAYVQAAKYLVSQYVGIDGIEGPTELVVCADPSVDPGVVALDIMAQLEHNSAIAVVITWDEKYLNAIESRLNNLNYLSTLVDGPKDCVDLINELAPEHVTLWGLGNLINNIRNAGAVSISMPSAMIDYVAGPSHVLPTESSARWRGALSVYDFLKPVAYVKAVSKDLVSDLARHGASLAVREGFNNHARSITEWLLTGNLDKSS
- the hisE gene encoding phosphoribosyl-ATP diphosphatase, encoding MVCQFLDELQDIIDDRIKHGNSNSYTHRLVSGGVDLISKKVGEEAVEVVVAAMRGDRDWVVRETADLMYHLLVLLRFMGIKFDDVCEELTNRHMARIGPNG
- a CDS encoding pantoate kinase, with product MIIIDVPLHITSIWLPIYGNDPVNTGSLGCGIVIRPGVRFMFKPTASPTRYGIDHVDLALRELGVNAEVNYSSPVQLGVGYGMSAALALGTALGAAVIARKPLIKAAQVAHVIEVRLGTGLGDVIAEYYGGGIELRLRAGAPGIGIIDRIPYPRDLAIVTADLGRYSTSDMLRELRDKLATLGSKYVNELISEPTYEKFTELSTAFSREVGFLTRDLEDRVKPCARYADAYYVKKRVLVFLTRRDEVEALINCLRTVGYEVRVFEPSNEGVRVMINKDVFK
- the hisH gene encoding imidazole glycerol phosphate synthase subunit HisH, which codes for MVRVGIINYGVGNLGSLINAFRRVGSEPTIINEPGEFMNVNAIVLPGVGSFDAAMSRLDKFKDALTGIRGSMPILGICLGLQVMFEASDEGSLGGLSWYPGRVNRLKGPRVPHIGWDLVKTVKPCELLSDNGYFYFMHSYAVINPGGEIPYSGITHYGGDSILSVLCDERVVTFGVQFHPEKSSKNGLEVLRRFIEIARK